In Oceaniferula marina, the following proteins share a genomic window:
- the carB gene encoding carbamoyl-phosphate synthase large subunit: protein MPKDVTIQKILVIGSGPIVIGQGCEFDYSGVQACKALREEGYEVILVNSNPATIMTDPEFAPRTFIEPITPEVVEKIIAREKPDALLPTLGGQTALNTSMDLFKSGVLDKYNVRMIGANADAIDKGEDRLRFKEAMLKIGLDLPLSGVAHTMEEGRVIAEEIGTYPLIIRPAFTLGGTGGGIAYNKEEFETIVTRGIDLSPVNEVLIEESLLGWKEYEMEVMRDSADNCVVICSIENLDPMGVHTGDSITVAPAQTLSDREYQIMRDASFACIREIGVETGGSNIQFSVNPEDGRCIVIEMNPRVSRSSALASKATGFPIAKIAAKLAVGYTLDELPNDITRETPASFEPTIDYVVTKLPRFTFEKFPTADSVLTTQMKAVGEAMSIGRTFKESMQKALRSLETGRFGFGFDGKGPKNPTREEIERKLHVPNAERIFWLKTAFEQGWTIDEVFEATTIDFWFLEHLKQIVDEGNKLAELDLRKAKRLGFSDHQIAHAKGISQDEVRAQRKAEGIIPTYRLVDTCAAEFEAMTPYYYSTYGDENEARETDKKKIVILGGGPNRIGQGIEFDYCCVHAAFALKELDYETVMVNSNPETVSTDYDTSDKLYFEPLTLEDVLNICDQEKPDGVIVQFGGQTPLNLAADLKRHGVPIIGTSPESIELAEDRKFFSALLDRIGLKQAEAGTAVSAEEAVKVAQRIGYPVLVRPSFVLGGRAMMIVYNDAELTHYMNEAVDVSPDRPVLVDRFLEAATEVDVDCISDGETSVVGAIMQHIEQAGIHSGDSACVIPAFSLSESIKEQIIKAAKDLARELKVRGLMNIQFAVKDEELYVIEVNPRASRTVPFVSKSIGVPLAKLAAKIMVGKTLKELGFTEEQLPGHYCVKEAVFPWPKFPGIDIVLGPEMKSTGEVMGIDQDMGMAYAKAQISAFNPLPTGGNVFFSVNDRDKDRAVQVAKDLADLGFAIHATGGTYRRFNDEGIEVNRLYKLAERKRPNVLDMMKNGEIQFSINTPSGHEAREDEVRIRSAAVAHKISHCTNLSAAEASILAIRSLQENELTVTTLQEYHQL from the coding sequence ATGCCTAAAGACGTAACAATTCAAAAAATTCTGGTGATCGGCTCCGGCCCGATCGTGATTGGACAAGGCTGTGAATTTGATTATTCCGGCGTACAGGCATGCAAAGCTCTGCGCGAAGAGGGCTATGAAGTCATCCTGGTCAATTCCAATCCGGCGACGATCATGACCGACCCCGAGTTTGCACCGCGCACCTTCATCGAACCGATCACTCCGGAAGTCGTTGAAAAGATCATCGCCCGTGAGAAACCGGATGCCTTGTTGCCGACCCTCGGTGGCCAGACCGCACTCAACACCTCGATGGATCTCTTCAAGTCCGGAGTGCTGGACAAATACAATGTGCGTATGATCGGCGCCAATGCCGATGCCATTGACAAGGGAGAAGACCGACTCCGCTTCAAGGAAGCCATGCTAAAAATTGGGCTGGACCTGCCGCTGAGTGGGGTTGCCCACACCATGGAAGAGGGCCGTGTCATTGCTGAAGAAATCGGGACCTACCCGCTGATCATCCGCCCGGCCTTCACCCTCGGGGGAACCGGAGGTGGTATCGCCTACAACAAAGAAGAATTTGAAACCATCGTCACCCGGGGAATCGATCTCTCTCCCGTCAACGAAGTCCTCATCGAGGAAAGCCTGCTCGGATGGAAAGAGTATGAAATGGAAGTGATGCGCGACAGCGCCGACAACTGTGTGGTGATCTGTTCCATTGAAAACCTCGACCCCATGGGTGTTCATACCGGAGACTCCATTACCGTGGCCCCCGCCCAAACGCTTTCGGACCGGGAGTATCAAATCATGCGGGATGCCTCTTTTGCCTGCATCCGCGAAATTGGAGTCGAGACCGGAGGTTCGAACATCCAGTTTTCCGTCAACCCTGAGGATGGCCGCTGCATCGTCATCGAAATGAACCCGCGGGTCTCACGTTCATCCGCACTTGCATCCAAGGCGACCGGCTTCCCGATTGCCAAGATCGCCGCCAAACTTGCCGTCGGCTACACCTTGGATGAACTTCCAAACGATATCACCCGCGAAACCCCGGCGTCCTTCGAGCCCACCATCGATTATGTGGTGACCAAACTGCCACGTTTCACCTTCGAAAAATTCCCAACCGCCGACTCGGTGCTCACCACCCAGATGAAGGCCGTCGGTGAAGCCATGTCCATCGGCCGCACCTTCAAGGAGTCGATGCAAAAGGCCTTGCGCTCCCTCGAAACCGGCCGCTTCGGATTCGGGTTCGATGGCAAAGGACCGAAAAACCCAACCCGGGAAGAAATTGAGCGAAAACTCCACGTGCCAAACGCGGAACGGATCTTCTGGCTCAAAACCGCATTCGAACAAGGCTGGACCATCGATGAAGTCTTCGAAGCCACCACAATCGATTTTTGGTTCCTCGAGCATCTGAAACAAATCGTGGATGAAGGCAACAAGCTTGCCGAGCTCGACTTACGTAAAGCCAAACGGCTCGGGTTTTCCGATCACCAGATCGCCCACGCTAAAGGCATCAGTCAGGACGAAGTCCGCGCCCAGCGTAAAGCGGAAGGCATCATCCCGACCTACCGCCTGGTCGACACCTGCGCTGCCGAGTTCGAAGCCATGACACCGTATTACTACTCTACCTACGGTGATGAAAACGAAGCACGCGAAACCGATAAAAAGAAAATTGTTATCCTCGGTGGTGGTCCTAACCGAATCGGACAAGGCATTGAGTTTGATTACTGCTGTGTGCACGCCGCCTTCGCACTCAAAGAGCTGGATTATGAAACTGTAATGGTAAACTCCAACCCGGAGACCGTCTCCACGGACTACGACACCAGTGACAAACTCTACTTTGAGCCTTTGACCCTGGAAGATGTGCTCAACATCTGTGATCAGGAAAAACCAGATGGCGTAATCGTCCAGTTTGGTGGCCAGACACCGCTCAACCTGGCAGCAGACCTCAAGCGCCACGGCGTTCCGATCATCGGCACCTCTCCAGAATCCATCGAACTCGCCGAAGACCGTAAGTTTTTCTCCGCACTCCTTGATAGAATCGGCCTGAAACAAGCCGAAGCCGGAACGGCTGTTAGTGCAGAAGAGGCGGTGAAGGTTGCCCAAAGAATCGGCTACCCAGTATTGGTTAGACCATCATTCGTCCTTGGTGGACGCGCCATGATGATTGTCTACAACGATGCTGAGCTCACTCACTACATGAACGAGGCCGTGGACGTATCACCGGATCGTCCGGTTCTTGTCGACCGCTTCCTGGAAGCTGCGACCGAAGTGGATGTCGATTGTATTTCCGATGGTGAAACCTCTGTTGTTGGAGCCATCATGCAGCACATTGAACAAGCCGGTATTCACTCCGGTGACTCAGCGTGTGTGATCCCGGCGTTCTCTCTATCAGAATCTATCAAAGAGCAAATCATCAAAGCGGCTAAAGATCTTGCCCGTGAACTCAAAGTGCGCGGCTTGATGAACATCCAGTTCGCTGTCAAGGACGAGGAGCTTTACGTCATTGAAGTCAACCCGCGTGCCTCACGCACCGTTCCCTTTGTATCAAAATCCATTGGCGTGCCCCTGGCCAAACTGGCTGCAAAAATCATGGTGGGCAAAACGCTCAAGGAGCTCGGCTTCACCGAGGAGCAACTTCCCGGTCACTACTGCGTCAAGGAAGCCGTTTTCCCATGGCCGAAGTTCCCGGGCATCGATATCGTGCTCGGGCCTGAGATGAAATCCACCGGTGAAGTCATGGGCATCGATCAGGACATGGGCATGGCTTACGCCAAAGCCCAAATCAGCGCCTTCAACCCACTGCCAACGGGTGGCAACGTCTTCTTCTCGGTCAACGACCGCGACAAAGACCGCGCCGTTCAGGTCGCCAAGGATCTCGCCGATCTCGGGTTTGCCATCCACGCCACCGGAGGAACCTACCGCCGCTTTAATGACGAAGGTATTGAAGTCAATCGCCTCTACAAGCTCGCGGAAAGAAAACGCCCGAACGTGCTCGATATGATGAAAAATGGAGAAATCCAGTTCAGTATCAACACACCGAGTGGTCACGAAGCACGCGAGGATGAAGTCCGGATCCGCTCTGCGGCAGTCGCCCATAAGATCTCCCACTGCACCAACCTGTCTGCGGCGGAAGCCTCGATCCTAGCCATCCGCTCACTTCAGGAAAATGAGCTCACGGTCACCACACTGCAGGAATACCATCAGCTGTAG
- a CDS encoding lamin tail domain-containing protein yields MKRTSLSLLAATFCVMLPGLLSANPVISEFVASNDGSHLDEDGDASDWIEIKNNSSSPISLNNWKLSDDASLPGKWSFPEISLGPGEHLIVFASGKNRAQSNAELHTNFSLSQSGEYLALTAPDGSVASEFAPSYPPQETGSSYGVSTPSNEVVLISEDDACKAYVPDSSYHTLVGDTWKTNTPVFDDSGWLSGTQGVGYDEKTGYDSDIGLDVEAIMSDINPSVYIRIPITSTIDPNNILSLTLRAKFEDGFASYINGVAPANGSSFAPNPVTWNSSTEGGNSPESQAGVFQEFDLSDTIPHLVAGNNNLLAVQGLNAAAGSSDYLFRAELVAQVADAGATTTGYFDTPSPGTINGSTTYAGLLGDTSFQVGRGFYYTLFNETVTCDDPGSTIIYTTDGTLPSLTNGTKVPASDEFSTPLAIVPIHTTTTLRAIAIKEGYRPTNVDTQTYLFLNDVLKQDGDGLPIYERASTDPNYRGPAVWDYEMDGQIIHDPRYANLIDDLQSLPTLSITMPVEDIWGSNGIYRNQTMEGSAWERECSVEIIHPDGSPGYQVNGGLRMQGSGSRARSVGKKSMRIAFRKDYGSSRFKYPLWGSTGPTEVSNIVLRGSYFDSWTVHSDSGTMEGVSRTSALQFRTHYATLAHARTGNLTVASNWVHLYINGQYWGPYNTHERPDGEFAELHNGGDESDYTVIKTKGELIQGTKTAWNALMTLCNNYTGGFDATQHQQILDQIDQDQFIDYMFANIWGANNDWPHNNWYVHRNDTLNGPFLFYIWDPEHYIWTNSDRTGVSDSGSPGIIYDRLRRGPEFQVHFGDRVHKLMFNDGVYSLANMLTLFQDIAEELEPAMNCESARWGDEHADTPYNTIDHWLPQVAYRKNTWIPARQTTVLNQLRSRNLYPDTAAPVFSQHGGTILSGYPLTMSNPDDVGNIFFTTDGSDPRLTGGSNSTSAQTYSGPVTLEPGPQGITVKARVKNSNGEWSALNEAHFTIGAQPSTSTLVISEFNYNPGEPTSAESNAGFTDNDDFEFIELLNTGSTTLDLRNLAFDNNIEGIDFDFTNVPTPLLTPGSRIVLAKNSAAYAFRYGNSEQVAGNYSGKLSNGGETITLLHRGSPMIAFAYNDKYPWPISADGQGTSLVLINPMSNPDHGLADNWRASGTTHGTPESKEVLPESPALPLADANGNGRADLIDYLIIGRPQTGMHNLGGVEHYQTLTFTINPLAEAARASVQYSENLSQWSSADSDIDLISETFNGDGTITYQWQCLTPQSTGKCQFMRLKVEQR; encoded by the coding sequence ATGAAACGCACATCTCTATCTCTGCTTGCTGCCACATTCTGTGTGATGCTGCCAGGTTTGCTGTCCGCAAATCCGGTCATCAGTGAGTTTGTCGCTTCCAACGATGGCAGCCACCTCGACGAAGATGGCGATGCTTCTGATTGGATCGAAATCAAAAACAACAGCAGCAGCCCAATCAGCCTCAACAATTGGAAGCTGAGTGATGATGCCAGCCTTCCAGGGAAATGGTCGTTCCCCGAAATCTCACTCGGGCCGGGTGAACACCTGATTGTTTTTGCCTCGGGAAAAAACCGGGCCCAAAGCAACGCCGAGTTACACACCAATTTCTCCCTCTCACAATCAGGAGAATACCTTGCTCTCACCGCCCCGGATGGCAGCGTAGCGAGCGAATTCGCCCCATCCTATCCACCCCAGGAAACCGGCTCCTCCTACGGTGTTTCCACTCCGTCCAATGAAGTCGTGCTGATCAGCGAGGATGACGCCTGCAAGGCATACGTCCCGGACAGCAGCTACCATACCCTCGTCGGTGACACCTGGAAAACCAACACACCGGTATTTGATGACTCAGGATGGCTGAGCGGCACTCAAGGAGTCGGCTACGACGAAAAAACCGGCTATGACAGCGACATCGGCCTGGATGTTGAGGCCATCATGAGTGACATCAATCCCTCGGTCTATATCAGGATTCCAATCACCAGCACCATCGACCCCAACAATATTCTCTCCCTCACCTTACGGGCGAAATTTGAAGATGGTTTTGCCTCATATATCAACGGTGTTGCCCCGGCAAATGGCAGCTCATTTGCCCCGAACCCAGTAACCTGGAATTCCAGCACCGAGGGAGGGAACAGCCCGGAAAGCCAAGCCGGAGTCTTTCAGGAGTTCGACCTCTCCGATACCATTCCTCACCTGGTGGCTGGCAACAACAACCTCCTCGCGGTCCAAGGCCTGAATGCCGCAGCGGGTAGCTCAGACTACCTTTTCCGTGCTGAATTGGTTGCCCAGGTTGCGGACGCCGGAGCCACGACCACCGGGTATTTTGACACACCAAGTCCAGGGACCATCAACGGCAGCACCACGTATGCAGGGTTGCTTGGTGACACCTCCTTTCAAGTTGGGCGGGGGTTTTATTACACCCTTTTCAATGAAACCGTCACCTGCGACGACCCGGGTTCGACCATCATCTACACCACCGATGGCACACTGCCGTCCCTGACCAATGGAACCAAGGTTCCTGCCAGCGACGAGTTTTCAACCCCTCTGGCGATCGTTCCCATTCACACAACAACAACCTTGCGTGCCATCGCAATAAAAGAGGGCTACCGTCCCACCAATGTTGATACCCAAACTTACCTCTTCCTTAACGATGTTCTGAAACAGGATGGTGACGGCTTACCCATCTACGAAAGAGCCAGCACCGATCCAAATTACCGAGGCCCCGCGGTATGGGACTACGAAATGGACGGGCAAATCATCCATGACCCTCGCTACGCGAACCTCATCGATGACCTCCAATCACTGCCGACGCTTTCCATCACGATGCCAGTTGAAGACATTTGGGGTAGCAACGGCATTTACCGCAACCAAACCATGGAAGGATCGGCCTGGGAGCGCGAATGCTCGGTGGAAATCATCCACCCGGATGGCTCCCCGGGCTATCAAGTCAATGGAGGGTTACGCATGCAAGGCTCGGGCAGCCGGGCGCGCTCCGTGGGTAAAAAATCCATGCGGATCGCCTTCCGAAAAGATTACGGATCTTCCCGCTTCAAGTATCCACTCTGGGGATCCACCGGACCCACTGAAGTTTCCAATATCGTCCTCAGAGGTAGTTATTTTGACTCATGGACGGTCCACTCAGACAGTGGAACCATGGAGGGGGTCTCCCGGACCAGTGCACTGCAGTTCCGCACCCACTATGCCACCCTTGCCCACGCCCGCACCGGCAACCTCACGGTGGCATCCAACTGGGTTCACCTCTATATCAACGGCCAGTACTGGGGGCCTTATAATACCCACGAACGGCCGGACGGAGAGTTTGCCGAACTTCACAACGGAGGTGATGAAAGCGATTACACCGTCATCAAAACCAAGGGAGAACTCATTCAAGGGACAAAAACCGCATGGAACGCGCTGATGACGCTATGCAACAATTACACCGGCGGTTTCGATGCCACCCAGCATCAACAAATCCTCGACCAGATCGATCAGGACCAATTCATCGATTACATGTTCGCCAATATCTGGGGGGCAAACAACGACTGGCCACACAATAACTGGTACGTTCACCGGAATGACACCCTCAACGGCCCGTTTCTTTTCTATATCTGGGACCCGGAGCACTATATTTGGACCAATTCGGATAGAACCGGAGTCAGTGATTCCGGCAGTCCGGGAATCATCTACGACCGCCTGCGTAGAGGTCCGGAGTTTCAGGTGCATTTTGGCGATCGCGTCCATAAGCTCATGTTCAATGACGGCGTCTACTCACTGGCTAATATGCTCACACTCTTTCAGGACATCGCAGAAGAACTCGAACCCGCGATGAACTGCGAATCCGCTCGTTGGGGCGATGAACACGCTGATACGCCCTACAACACCATCGACCACTGGCTCCCCCAAGTCGCCTACCGTAAAAACACATGGATTCCAGCCCGGCAAACCACCGTGCTCAACCAACTCCGCTCACGAAACCTCTATCCGGATACGGCAGCCCCCGTCTTTTCCCAACACGGTGGAACCATCCTCTCAGGCTACCCACTCACGATGAGCAACCCGGATGACGTCGGTAACATCTTCTTTACCACCGATGGATCCGACCCCCGACTGACCGGAGGCTCAAACTCCACATCTGCCCAAACCTACTCCGGGCCAGTCACCCTGGAACCCGGCCCCCAAGGCATAACGGTCAAAGCCAGGGTAAAAAACAGCAACGGTGAGTGGTCCGCGCTTAATGAGGCCCATTTCACGATCGGCGCTCAACCGAGCACATCCACGCTGGTCATCAGCGAGTTCAATTATAACCCGGGCGAGCCCACAAGCGCCGAATCCAATGCCGGATTTACCGACAACGATGACTTCGAATTCATTGAATTGCTAAACACCGGCAGCACAACGCTGGATCTGCGAAACCTCGCCTTTGATAACAACATTGAGGGCATCGACTTCGATTTTACCAACGTGCCCACCCCCTTGCTCACCCCGGGTAGCCGTATTGTCCTGGCTAAAAACAGCGCAGCCTATGCCTTCCGCTACGGCAACTCGGAACAGGTCGCAGGAAATTACTCTGGAAAACTCAGTAATGGGGGAGAAACCATCACCCTACTGCACCGCGGGTCCCCCATGATTGCTTTTGCCTACAACGATAAATATCCATGGCCGATCAGTGCCGACGGCCAAGGAACATCCCTCGTCCTGATCAACCCGATGTCCAACCCGGACCATGGACTCGCCGACAACTGGCGAGCATCTGGAACCACCCACGGCACACCGGAAAGTAAGGAAGTCTTACCTGAGTCTCCAGCTCTCCCGCTTGCCGACGCCAATGGCAACGGCCGGGCCGACCTTATCGACTACCTGATCATAGGGCGCCCACAAACTGGAATGCATAACCTTGGTGGCGTAGAACATTATCAGACACTCACATTCACCATCAACCCACTGGCTGAAGCTGCCAGAGCCAGCGTTCAGTACTCTGAAAACCTCAGTCAATGGTCGTCAGCCGATAGCGATATTGACTTGATTTCAGAAACCTTCAACGGCGATGGAACCATCACCTACCAGTGGCAATGCCTGACACCACAGAGTACAGGCAAATGCCAGTTCATGCGTTTGAAAGTAGAGCAGCGTTGA
- a CDS encoding Gfo/Idh/MocA family protein, with protein MKTQQSSQSRRRFLKNATAAAAITGFPSILTSKTKAAAASAKQPLRVVQVGCGRIAKGMDIPGILRHPKLARIVGVCDVDSQRTEWAKQQVEKSYKKSLGSVPEITMSGDYKELIKRDDVDAVVISTPDHWHAQPVIEAALAGKHIFVQKPLTMTIAEGRLASDIVRANKRILQIGSQQRSTEQFHRACQLVRNGKIGKVRRIQIGLPIDPAGGNGKVVPVPDNLDYEQWLGCTPNVPYAVDRVHMQGGFRTRPGWLRQNQFTCGMITGWGSHHLDIAHWAMDTELTGPIAVDASAKWPGEDSFWDVHGEYNVKLKYANGVDMEVSHKFTNGLRIEGDDGWIWVSRGSYSATKSDPTSGKKSKAFDASDKSWVNSDLSKDDVQLHRSPKWDHHLDWLQAVNEGKDAVTNVETGHRSCSACMVSWIGMKLGRPLKWDPVKERFDDAEANTMLARAERGPYGVKQYANKLK; from the coding sequence ATGAAAACACAACAATCATCTCAATCACGACGCCGTTTTCTGAAAAACGCTACCGCTGCTGCAGCCATCACAGGTTTCCCCAGCATTTTAACCAGTAAGACGAAAGCCGCTGCAGCCTCAGCCAAACAACCCCTGCGGGTCGTCCAGGTCGGATGTGGCCGCATTGCCAAGGGCATGGATATCCCGGGCATACTCAGACACCCAAAGCTCGCCCGCATCGTGGGCGTTTGCGACGTCGACAGCCAACGCACCGAATGGGCAAAACAGCAGGTTGAAAAATCATACAAAAAATCACTCGGTTCAGTTCCTGAGATCACGATGAGTGGTGACTACAAAGAGTTGATTAAACGCGACGACGTCGATGCGGTTGTTATCAGCACACCCGATCACTGGCATGCGCAACCGGTGATCGAAGCCGCCCTCGCCGGAAAGCACATCTTTGTCCAAAAACCACTGACCATGACCATCGCCGAGGGGCGCCTGGCATCCGACATCGTCCGGGCGAACAAGCGGATCCTTCAGATTGGCTCCCAGCAACGCTCGACCGAGCAATTTCACCGCGCTTGCCAGCTGGTTCGGAATGGTAAAATCGGCAAAGTCCGCCGGATTCAAATCGGTCTGCCCATCGACCCGGCAGGAGGCAATGGCAAGGTTGTTCCCGTACCCGACAACCTCGATTACGAGCAGTGGCTTGGATGCACTCCAAACGTTCCTTATGCGGTTGACCGTGTTCATATGCAGGGAGGATTCAGAACCCGCCCTGGCTGGCTGCGTCAGAACCAGTTCACCTGCGGCATGATTACGGGTTGGGGGTCCCACCACCTCGATATCGCGCATTGGGCGATGGATACCGAGCTTACAGGGCCAATTGCAGTTGATGCATCGGCGAAATGGCCAGGCGAAGACAGCTTCTGGGATGTTCACGGCGAGTACAACGTTAAACTCAAGTATGCCAATGGCGTCGATATGGAAGTCAGCCACAAATTCACCAACGGTCTGAGGATCGAGGGGGATGACGGCTGGATTTGGGTCAGCCGGGGCAGCTACAGCGCCACCAAGAGCGATCCGACTTCGGGGAAAAAGAGCAAAGCCTTTGACGCCAGCGACAAGAGCTGGGTGAACTCCGATCTCTCGAAAGATGATGTCCAACTGCACCGCAGTCCGAAGTGGGATCACCACCTCGACTGGCTGCAAGCCGTCAATGAAGGCAAAGACGCCGTCACCAACGTTGAAACCGGACACCGCTCCTGCTCAGCCTGTATGGTTTCCTGGATTGGCATGAAACTCGGCCGACCTCTGAAGTGGGACCCCGTCAAGGAACGCTTCGATGACGCCGAAGCCAATACCATGCTCGCTCGCGCCGAACGCGGCCCATACGGAGTGAAGCAATACGCCAATAAACTCAAATAA
- a CDS encoding putative oxidoreductase C-terminal domain-containing protein, with amino-acid sequence MMTSLRNTMASLTVGLVALGSGPLLAEKEAPFRIMTLDPGHFHAALVQKSMYPEISPEVHVYAPASPDLDLHLARIEGFNQRSENPTQWKTTVHKSQDSLASMLKEKSGNLVVLAGDNSKKTDNILASVRAGLNVLADKPMVITPDGMQKLREAFQLAEKNNVLLYDIMTERHEITTMLQRELSQIPELYGKQEAGTPEKPAVTKESVHHYFKYVSGKALKRPPWFFDVKAEGEGIVDVTTHLVDLIQWECFPNQTLKQEQVNMLKARTWPTALSLAQFSKATGLDSFPASLNPYLTDKKVLEVDCNGEMIYTLNGVHCKVSVIWNFEAPKGAKDTHYSLMQGSQCALVIRQGAEQGYKPSLYIEPTSKEQNLQSQVDAAIAKLQGQWPGVSSKKTNTGWQVIIPDQYKIGHEGHFAQVTQKYLKYLQDGKLPEWEVPNMLVKYQTIMDAYTMSRKK; translated from the coding sequence ATGATGACATCACTCAGAAACACGATGGCCAGCCTCACCGTGGGGCTGGTAGCACTCGGTTCCGGGCCTCTACTTGCTGAAAAAGAGGCTCCCTTCCGGATCATGACGCTCGATCCAGGGCATTTTCACGCTGCCCTGGTACAAAAATCCATGTATCCGGAAATCAGCCCGGAGGTTCACGTCTACGCACCGGCCAGCCCGGATCTGGATCTGCACCTCGCGAGGATTGAAGGATTCAATCAACGCAGTGAGAACCCAACCCAGTGGAAAACCACCGTACACAAAAGCCAGGATAGTCTGGCGAGCATGCTCAAGGAAAAGTCCGGCAATCTCGTGGTTCTGGCAGGCGATAACTCGAAAAAAACCGACAACATTCTGGCATCTGTCCGCGCCGGCTTAAACGTCCTTGCGGACAAACCCATGGTCATCACCCCCGACGGTATGCAAAAGTTGCGGGAAGCCTTTCAGCTTGCCGAGAAAAACAATGTCCTGCTGTACGACATCATGACGGAACGGCATGAAATCACCACCATGCTGCAACGTGAACTCTCGCAAATACCGGAACTCTACGGAAAGCAGGAAGCCGGAACACCGGAAAAGCCAGCCGTTACGAAAGAAAGCGTGCATCACTACTTTAAGTATGTGTCAGGCAAAGCTCTCAAGCGCCCACCATGGTTTTTCGATGTCAAAGCGGAAGGTGAAGGCATCGTCGATGTCACCACCCACTTGGTCGACCTGATTCAATGGGAGTGTTTTCCTAACCAAACACTCAAACAAGAACAAGTCAACATGCTCAAAGCCAGAACCTGGCCGACCGCGCTCAGCTTGGCCCAGTTCAGTAAAGCGACCGGCCTGGATAGCTTCCCCGCCTCACTCAACCCTTATCTGACGGATAAAAAAGTGCTGGAGGTCGATTGCAACGGAGAGATGATTTACACGCTGAATGGAGTTCATTGCAAAGTTTCGGTAATCTGGAATTTTGAAGCGCCCAAAGGAGCCAAAGACACCCATTACTCATTGATGCAGGGAAGCCAATGTGCGCTGGTCATTCGTCAAGGTGCCGAACAAGGGTACAAACCCAGCCTGTACATCGAACCCACATCAAAGGAACAAAACTTACAAAGCCAGGTGGATGCCGCCATCGCCAAACTTCAAGGTCAATGGCCAGGCGTGAGCAGTAAAAAAACCAACACCGGATGGCAGGTCATCATCCCCGATCAATATAAAATCGGTCATGAAGGACACTTTGCACAAGTCACTCAAAAATACCTCAAGTACCTGCAAGATGGAAAATTACCTGAATGGGAAGTTCCTAACATGCTAGTAAAATACCAAACCATCATGGATGCTTACACCATGAGTAGAAAAAAATAA
- a CDS encoding DUF6807 family protein yields the protein MRSSSWSPLLLAVGTLTGHAQFEASQAQGKIEIRDRGKVVLAWQYEPIQQAKGGAKFAGSAFLHPITTPAGFELTRIQPGDHLHHFGLWWPWKMVQVQGKKYNTWEIQQKQGRHRCVQAGILNQSANKVSISFENHSEINTAAKGKAASYQPVIKETGNLTIQRQAGDSYIIDIRLNQKPIQGSQTSIAQYRYSGFSWRGTAAWNKTNSTLLSSGGHKRDQANGTTATWAMVYGDTEIHKQAGKATMLIMSAAKKLNHAEERLRVWDSKAHNGAPFINFNPVMKQPASFDANNSPVRSRHYRIIVADKVITPDEANQYWAQWKLLH from the coding sequence ATGCGATCTTCATCATGGTCACCACTCCTGTTAGCCGTTGGAACACTCACCGGTCATGCTCAATTTGAGGCCAGTCAGGCACAAGGAAAGATAGAAATTAGAGATCGGGGAAAGGTTGTCCTCGCTTGGCAATATGAACCGATTCAGCAGGCCAAAGGCGGAGCTAAGTTTGCAGGAAGTGCTTTTCTGCACCCGATCACAACGCCAGCAGGTTTCGAGCTAACACGTATTCAGCCAGGAGATCATTTGCATCACTTTGGTCTTTGGTGGCCATGGAAGATGGTTCAGGTTCAGGGGAAAAAATACAACACCTGGGAGATCCAACAAAAACAGGGAAGACATCGATGTGTTCAAGCCGGCATTCTGAATCAATCGGCTAACAAGGTCAGTATTTCATTTGAGAACCATAGTGAAATCAACACCGCGGCAAAAGGCAAAGCAGCTTCCTATCAGCCAGTTATTAAAGAAACAGGAAACTTGACCATTCAACGTCAAGCTGGTGATAGCTACATCATTGACATTCGCTTAAACCAGAAACCGATTCAAGGGTCCCAGACAAGCATCGCCCAGTATCGCTACAGCGGGTTTTCATGGCGGGGAACCGCCGCATGGAACAAAACCAACAGCACCCTGCTAAGTAGTGGTGGTCACAAGCGTGATCAGGCCAACGGCACCACAGCAACATGGGCCATGGTCTATGGTGACACGGAAATTCATAAGCAGGCTGGCAAAGCCACCATGTTGATTATGAGTGCTGCGAAAAAGCTAAACCACGCGGAAGAGCGCCTCCGTGTTTGGGATTCCAAAGCACACAACGGTGCTCCCTTTATCAACTTCAACCCCGTGATGAAACAACCCGCAAGCTTTGACGCCAATAACAGCCCGGTTCGCAGCAGGCACTATCGCATCATTGTGGCAGACAAGGTCATCACACCAGATGAAGCAAACCAATACTGGGCTCAGTGGAAATTACTTCACTGA